Genomic segment of Salvia hispanica cultivar TCC Black 2014 chromosome 2, UniMelb_Shisp_WGS_1.0, whole genome shotgun sequence:
GTCTTTTCTAGCAATGTAATCGGATGTCTTGTCTACCTTATGTATGAATAGATGATCTGTAGTCATGGAGTTGTTAAGCATATTGGATTTCCTCTGTTTATATGGGAAAAACTGATAAGTTTTTCAGACAGTTTTGTTTTGACAGGACTAATTGAAGCAGCAGCAGTAGAGTACTCAGGGATTCAAATCGAGGAGTTAAGTTTGGATGAGAAGGCGGAGGTCTTGTTTTTGGATCAAGGGTACGAAACATCTTTAAGACATGTACTTCTTTATCATGGATTTATTGGTTCTATCCTTACATATTCTCCTCTGCTTGTCATTGTTTATTTGCACCGATTCTGATGTATTCCATTTTCTCTATTGTAGAATTGCAACTACAGTGGTTCTCGCGGTTTTGTATAGTCTGACAAAGTCATTCTCTCCCCTTCCTGATGACATATATCGATATGGTaactagcacagtttatataaataaaatcagtTGTATTTATGGGGTTTGCTGTTCTTAAAATGGTCTCATTTAGATTGTTTTCAGCAAAAGTTTAATTGCCATTACTTATTAgttattacaaaaaaaactaTCTGAGATAAGCTCAATTCATACTTTAGATTGGAGGGATCCCTTCAATCTTCAAAAAGGCTGGCTGCTATGGGCGGGGATTGGTCTCGGTGGAGCTTTGGCTGCCATTGCTGGAACAGGAGTTGTGATGTCTTTTTTCAATGGTGAGCCGCCACAGAGAGAGGTGAGAAtatctttctttcttaaaTCATGTTTTCTGTCCTTGTCTAGCTCATAAATACTACATTCAACATAATTTGATAATTCAATCGCTTACTCTAGACTGATGCCCTTGTGCGCTTGCTTCCACTTATCGGATCTTCGAGTATCAGGTACTTATCTCAATCAGTTTATTTTTCTGCCACTTTGTTTTCCTCCTTCGTATGATACACAAGGAACTAACCATTTTCCATTGTGAAATATAGCACTGCTGCTTTGGTGGGTATTGTAGGTGTGCTTGCTCCTATTCTCGAGGAAACTGTCTTTAGAGGGTTTTTCATGGTAGCTCTCACCAAATGGTAAGCTTTATAAATTACATTATGGATAGTACCAACAATTAGGAAATACTATGTGGTTATACTAGATACGTtactttatactccctccgtcccatgatAGAACAGTCATTTTCGGGTGTCCCACAAAATAGTGTACACTTTTTATGTCTAGAATCATTGACTCTCTTACAAGGCCTACCCATCTAAACCAGTTGATGTTTTCAAATGTTAACGGCTATTGGATTTATTAACCAAACAAAAAGGTCTCTTTGGGCACAATGGCATGAATTTGGGGATATATGACTTCCCTTGCAGGTTGCCAACGCCTCTTGCTGTGCTCGTCAGTGCTGCTGTATTTGCAGGAGCACATCTCACTCCGGGCGAATTTCCTCAGCTGTTTGTACTCGgtatttattcttatctacGACATTTGTCCATGGTTTGAAGTAGCATCAACACACAGTTACATGTGATATGGGTAACACTGCAATGCTGGTATGTACACAGGAACGGCATTAGGGCTAACTTACGCTCAAACACGCAACCTTCTAGCACCAATCACTATCCACGCCTTATGGAACTCGGGTGTCATATTGCTTCTAACCTTCCTTCAGGTAATTTCCCTCACTCACACATTGATATGACGCCGTTTTGATCTGTTAAAACTGTAGCTTCGATGGATaagaaattcattttatttgtgttccATAGCTGCAGGGTTATGACATCAAGGACTTGTTGTTACAAGGCTCGTATTGAATTGAAGACCTTTCTAGAATCTTCCTGAATCGACTGTGTTAGAGCTCTTTTTCCATATTCGAGAAATGTATATGCTAGTAATTCTCAACAGGAATGTTACTCTAATAAATTGTACACATTATCCACCCCAATCAATTTCAGTTGCTCATATTGTTCATCTGCAGACGAGAATAGAagtaattttacatttaatcGTTATTAACTCAACTAGCTAGACTCAACGCAACTCAACATTCATGGCTTGTTCACACTCCTAGATAGAACATGTATTTATACAAGTACTAGCTCCTTTTATTCATTCGTCACAATTaggtttgttttattttatccaaatataaaaatttgttttcataAAAGGCAATGTTTTCATAATTCGTTTATTCTATTAACATATCCTTAATCactatacattttttaattactctTTAGCATAgcatgaattaattatttcaaggATGGGGAATTCTTACACCAAGTTGAGTTCACTTGTTAGtgacattttcatttcagtttGCAAACGGTAACATGTTTTTCTTGttacactttttctttttttactactattatttaaaatgagGAATAGTGGAATACAAGGGGTGAAGAGGAATTGACCCTTCCCATATAAAAGTGTAATATAACTAATCACTTAAATTTTCACACGAATTGATGCTTTAAATggtggagtaataaaattctaGGATGCTATGAgttgaaatatgaaaagaaaaatgggacaCGTATTTTCACATTGCACGATTGGGAAGCAAAAATCTAGGTCAAAACAATCAAATGAGAATGGAACAAAACGAGGTTTAGGTTTCTGGAATTGCTACATCTTCATTTAATTGAGCACATTCAAGGCATGGAATTATGGACAAAACGTTGGCACGACAaaacgaaattaaaattatactatatactagtagtaatctTCTAGTTCTAACTTTGAAAAATGGTGTTCCATATTTGCTAGAAATTCAAACTCTTATGATGTTataaacaagaaaattaaaaacttgAGGAAACCCATGCCCTGAATCTCTAAAAGGGCTACACTATCCAAGATTATTGACTTCTGCTTCCCAAACAAACCCCCTCTTCGTctcctatatttttttactaatatttttcaaaaagtcagttaaataaaaatagttaagtTTGGATTTAAAAATGCTTGCAGcaagtatatttatttgtcattttcattttgcacAATACTTCTTCTTTACAAAACTCACCGACAATTTACTTAGCTTTTCCTAAATTTTAGATGCTTGTTATATATTAGTACATCAAATCATGTAGTAGTACTCCTACCTTATTAATTTCTGGAGTAATTTTACATCATAAATGTATTCAATCTAATTACTACTTTACCATCACCGAAATATTGATTACTTCATGTTCGTATTTATGACTAGAATACGTTTACTTTGAGTGATGTGATTGactgataaaatattaagatttGAGTATTTGGatatgatgaaaaaataaactcaaaattaatcattattcCATTCAAGTAATTAAGCAATAAATCAGCTTGGATTATGTTTATCATTCTATCATATAACTTAGAGTAAACACTccttatatttaattttatatacgtAGTATAATTGTTGATGTAGTTACATATGGTTGTCAACTTTAAACGATTTAGctacactacaaaaaaaaaaacaatgccACGTACCTAGCAAATGATTCCGAGCACCAATAACATATctttatatcaaaatatcatttgtacatgtacCAATTCAGcataggggcatgttagggtgccaccaccccttaaaataacaccatatcactatttctagccaatcatttgtacatgtggacgaataataagctgccacgtggcaattttttttttttttaaaaaagacgGCCAGCAATTTGTTGGTCTTTATCcagcaattttttttgtccagCAATATTCGACatactatacaacaatctatagattgttgtgtagtgtttgtaatattgctgtatagcgtttataatattgccgTATAAGTAgtgtcacagtgtcactttaagagaggttgtcattttaacacaaaccaatcagcatatatattattattgaaagagtaaaggtcaaaattggtcctaaacatatagTCAGAATAccaatttggtccaaaacattcactttttgaaaatcaagTCCAAAACATTTATAATCGTTATCGAAATGGTCCTAAACATTTGACATCGTTGTCAAAGTAGTCTTTTTCCGTAAAAAACTATCGGTCAACGcctaattaatgttttttcaaacttaattaatatactaatgcataattaattaaacccTAAACATATAGTCAGAATAccaatttggtccaaaacattcactttttgaaaatcaagTCCAAAACATTTATAATCGTTATCGAAATGGTCCTAAACATTTGACATCGTTGTCAAAGTAGTCTTTTTCCGTAAAAAACTATCGGTCAACGcctaattaatgttttttcaaacttaattaatatactaatgcataattaattaaacaaaattaaatataaaattaataaaatgctaAGAAATTCCAAAATCGACTATTTATccctctttttccttctcttccaTCTCTCCTTCGTTCTTCCTAAATCGgaatctctctcttcttctctccgGCGCTCAACGTCGTCGcgtctttctctctctgctCGCTCTTCCACAAATCATCGTCATCGTGTGTTTCTCCGCATTGTTGCTGTCCGAGATCAAAATCGTCGTCGTCCACCATTGTTGTCGCCGTCCATTGCtggaagagaaggaaaaagagggAGAAATAGTcgattttggaatttttttagtttattaattttatgtttaattttgtttaattaattatgcattagtatattaattaagtttaaaaaCCATTAATTAggcgttgaccgttagtttttttacGGAAAAGGACCACTTCGACAACGATGTCAAATGTTTAGGATCACTTCGTTAACGGTTTCAAATGTTTTGGACtcgatttttaaaaagtgaatattttggaccaaattgatattctggctatatgtttaggaccaattttgacctttactcttattgaaataatatgaaaCTTAAAATCTCAAGCCAAGCCAGTTACAATAAAAGGGCAAAACAAAATAGCAAGGAGCTGTGAGCCTGTGACATAAGtgatatactattaattaccTTAATTTCACCAAATTTAGTCAACCATTCTTGATCTCTGAATAGTAAGGCACTTGTTTATCGGGCCAATTAATATTGTAAAGACCTATACTGAAGAAAATGGAAGATCAGCCAAGATCTGTGTcaaaaaaataggagaaaacCCTAATAGTGATTAACTAGTTAGGATTAATAAGTGTGGTCCATTATTTACGTTTTAAACAAAAGGCATCTTTGATTAGTC
This window contains:
- the LOC125203815 gene encoding membrane-embedded CAAX protease MroQ isoform X1 — protein: MSVAVFTSYSLSAPSLPSIKRFKTQVEQTLPLRSSPLTPALKLQKRGLCGICCYKDNDSKESVKEEKRLEWRILKRWDVPWNWQTISLTSLACGISFVLTGLIEAAAVEYSGIQIEELSLDEKAEVLFLDQGIATTVVLAVLYSLTKSFSPLPDDIYRYDWRDPFNLQKGWLLWAGIGLGGALAAIAGTGVVMSFFNGEPPQRETDALVRLLPLIGSSSISTAALVGIVGVLAPILEETVFRGFFMVALTKWLPTPLAVLVSAAVFAGAHLTPGEFPQLFVLGTALGLTYAQTRNLLAPITIHALWNSGVILLLTFLQLQGYDIKDLLLQGSY
- the LOC125203815 gene encoding membrane-embedded CAAX protease MroQ isoform X2 translates to MSVAVFTSYSLSAPSLPSIKRFKTQVEQTLPLRSSPLTPALKLQKRGLCGICCYKDNDSKESVKEEKRLEWRILKRWDVPWNWQTISLTSLACGISFVLTGLIEAAAVEYSGIQIEELSLDEKAEVLFLDQGIATTVVLAVLYSLTKSFSPLPDDIYRYDWRDPFNLQKGWLLWAGIGLGGALAAIAGTGVVMSFFNGEPPQRETDALVRLLPLIGSSSISTAALVGIVGVLAPILEETVFRGFFMVALTKWLPTPLAVLVSAAVFAGAHLTPGEFPQLFVLGTALGLTYAQTRNLLAPITIHALWNSGVILLLTFLQGYDIKDLLLQGSY